Proteins found in one Tolumonas lignilytica genomic segment:
- a CDS encoding LysR family transcriptional regulator, which translates to MIKENINDLLSFLEVAGERNFTKAAVKLGVSQSALSHTIKALEARLGVRLLNRTTRSVSLTEAGERLLLSFSPRISEMEEELVAIREQQTRPSGKIRISTPEYAAHHVIWPFLETFLPKYPDIHFEVIIENSFTDIVAERFDAGVRLGEQVAKDMIATRISSDLRMQVVGAPSYFEKHSNPVTPNDLQQHQCINLKPSLARSVYAWEFAKDEHIISVKVEGQLIFNTSLQIKNAALAGFGLGYLPYDMVKSEIESGLLVNVLDAWCPSFNGFHLYYPSRKQHTKAFKIFLEELKAARAS; encoded by the coding sequence ATGATTAAAGAAAATATAAATGACTTACTCTCTTTTCTTGAGGTTGCTGGTGAGCGGAATTTCACCAAAGCAGCAGTAAAACTGGGTGTTTCACAGTCCGCATTAAGTCATACAATTAAGGCTCTAGAGGCACGGCTAGGCGTCCGACTATTGAACCGAACCACCCGGAGTGTGTCATTGACGGAGGCGGGGGAGCGGCTTTTACTCTCTTTTTCCCCTCGGATCAGTGAAATGGAAGAGGAACTGGTTGCGATCCGTGAACAGCAAACCAGACCCAGTGGCAAAATCAGGATCTCCACGCCGGAATATGCCGCCCATCATGTGATCTGGCCGTTTCTGGAGACATTTCTTCCTAAATATCCAGATATTCATTTTGAGGTGATTATCGAAAACAGTTTCACGGATATTGTGGCAGAGCGTTTTGACGCGGGCGTGCGTTTAGGGGAACAAGTTGCAAAAGATATGATAGCAACACGGATCTCTTCTGATTTAAGAATGCAGGTTGTCGGTGCGCCTTCCTATTTTGAGAAACATTCCAACCCCGTCACACCGAATGACTTGCAACAACACCAATGTATCAATTTAAAGCCGTCACTGGCTCGAAGTGTGTATGCCTGGGAGTTTGCAAAAGATGAACACATCATCAGTGTCAAAGTGGAAGGTCAGCTTATATTCAATACCTCCTTACAAATTAAAAATGCAGCATTAGCCGGGTTTGGGCTTGGATATTTGCCTTATGACATGGTGAAATCAGAAATTGAATCGGGTTTACTTGTGAATGTTTTGGATGCTTGGTGTCCGTCATTCAACGGGTTTCATCTGTATTATCCAAGCCGAAAACAACACACCAAGGCCTTCAAAATTTTTCTGGAAGAACTAAAAGCCGCTCGTGCCAGTTAG